One genomic segment of Terriglobales bacterium includes these proteins:
- a CDS encoding glycosyltransferase has translation MKICLITAFPPSGRQLNEYGLHLARELQKNPLLSLTVVGDELAACDWATDAHGKQLDAHEELPEFDVVRTWRFNSISSPYRILKVLREIKPDVVWYNLVFSTFATQQHPVAAFAGLCIPALTRAAGFYTHVTLHHLMEHVDFGAANIRAERLFRFASSLATRMLLMSNSISVLLPAYRRTLIEKYRAENVHFRSHGIFGARPEPPDFSRRGNPEHRVLAIGHWGTYKRLETLMEAFQKIQRRVPNARLVIAGANHHTMPGYWESIAEKHRSNSAIDFRGYVPEDEIPDLYSTASVLVLPYDSSTGSSGPAHQACQFGLPIVSSDLREFIDMASDESMAMEFFHRGDAEDLANKLVSMLESPEKLREMAEQNFSAALRMTMPQIIREYLRSFDLQKRARALSHSRFRRIPRWSTSHSESFRFGGWSPWM, from the coding sequence ATGAAGATTTGTCTGATTACTGCTTTTCCGCCAAGTGGGCGGCAGTTGAACGAATACGGGCTGCATCTGGCGCGTGAATTACAGAAAAATCCGCTGCTCAGCCTCACCGTGGTCGGCGACGAACTGGCGGCCTGCGACTGGGCCACCGACGCCCACGGAAAGCAATTGGACGCGCACGAGGAGTTGCCCGAGTTCGACGTCGTCCGCACCTGGCGTTTCAACAGCATCAGCAGCCCTTACCGGATACTGAAGGTCCTGCGCGAAATCAAGCCCGACGTCGTCTGGTACAACCTGGTGTTCTCCACCTTTGCCACGCAGCAGCATCCCGTAGCCGCTTTCGCCGGGCTCTGCATTCCGGCGCTGACACGGGCCGCCGGGTTCTACACGCACGTTACCTTGCACCACCTGATGGAGCACGTCGATTTCGGCGCTGCCAACATTCGCGCCGAGCGGCTGTTCCGCTTCGCCAGTTCGCTGGCCACGCGCATGCTGCTGATGTCCAATTCCATCTCCGTGCTCTTGCCGGCTTACCGCCGCACGCTGATCGAGAAGTATCGCGCCGAAAATGTGCACTTCCGATCGCACGGCATCTTCGGCGCGCGCCCGGAGCCACCCGATTTCTCGCGCCGCGGGAATCCCGAGCACCGCGTTCTCGCCATCGGACACTGGGGTACTTACAAACGCCTGGAGACGCTGATGGAAGCGTTCCAGAAAATCCAGCGCCGCGTCCCCAATGCCAGGCTGGTCATCGCCGGCGCCAACCACCACACCATGCCCGGGTATTGGGAATCGATCGCGGAGAAGCATCGCAGTAATTCGGCTATCGATTTTCGCGGCTATGTCCCGGAGGACGAGATTCCCGATCTTTACAGCACCGCCAGCGTGCTGGTTCTGCCCTACGATTCTTCGACCGGTTCCAGTGGCCCCGCCCACCAGGCCTGCCAGTTCGGCCTGCCGATTGTCTCTTCCGACCTGCGCGAATTTATTGACATGGCCAGCGACGAATCCATGGCCATGGAATTTTTCCACCGCGGCGACGCCGAAGATCTCGCCAACAAACTGGTATCGATGCTGGAATCGCCCGAAAAGCTACGCGAGATGGCCGAGCAGAACTTTTCCGCCGCCTTGCGCATGACCATGCCCCAGATTATCCGTGAATACCTGCGCTCTTTCGACTTGCAGAAACGGGCCCGCGCCCTGTCGCATTCACGCTTCCGCCGCATCCCCCGTTGGAGCACGTCGCACTCGGAAAGCTTCCGCTTCGGCGGCTGGTCTCCCTGGATGTAA
- a CDS encoding Trm112 family protein: protein MVNVISQELLDILACPVCKTHLRLTEAVRLQCDNCHLSYPIRDGIPILLQEEAEVT, encoded by the coding sequence ATGGTGAATGTGATCAGCCAGGAACTGCTCGACATTCTCGCCTGCCCTGTCTGCAAGACGCATTTGCGGCTGACTGAGGCGGTCAGGCTGCAGTGCGACAACTGCCACCTTTCCTACCCCATTCGGGACGGAATTCCTATCCTGCTGCAGGAAGAAGCCGAAGTGACATAA
- a CDS encoding haloacid dehalogenase type II, with translation MSDFDFSKFSWLTFDCYGTLIDWDAGILSSIRPILAVHGRNLSDTGILELFANIERVEEAGEYRTYRQILETVIAKMAARLVFSISGEEMRSLPDALGNWAPFPDTVEALRKLKQRYKLAVISNTDDDLFARTAVHLEVPFDAVITAQQARSYKPSLNNFRLALQRLGVGREQVLHVAQSLYHDVAPANELGIASVWVNRHQRPGASGGTPGGAKPDLVVGDMMTLASMVA, from the coding sequence ATGTCAGATTTCGATTTCTCGAAGTTTTCCTGGCTCACCTTCGATTGCTACGGCACCCTGATCGATTGGGACGCCGGTATCCTTTCCTCGATCCGCCCGATCCTGGCGGTGCATGGGCGCAACCTGAGCGATACCGGCATTCTCGAATTGTTTGCCAACATCGAGCGGGTGGAGGAGGCGGGTGAATACCGTACATACCGGCAGATCCTTGAGACGGTGATCGCAAAGATGGCGGCTCGGTTGGTGTTTTCCATCAGCGGGGAGGAGATGCGCTCCTTGCCCGATGCGCTGGGCAATTGGGCGCCGTTTCCCGATACGGTGGAGGCGCTGCGAAAGCTGAAGCAGCGTTACAAGCTGGCGGTAATCTCCAACACCGATGATGATTTGTTCGCCCGCACCGCCGTCCACCTGGAGGTTCCGTTCGATGCCGTGATCACGGCGCAGCAGGCGCGAAGCTACAAACCATCGTTGAACAACTTTCGTCTTGCCCTGCAACGGTTGGGCGTGGGCCGAGAGCAGGTTTTACACGTTGCGCAGAGCTTGTATCATGACGTCGCTCCGGCCAACGAGCTGGGGATTGCGAGCGTGTGGGTGAACCGGCACCAGCGCCCAGGGGCATCGGGCGGAACGCCAGGTGGCGCTAAGCCTGATCTGGTGGTAGGCGACATGATGACACTGGCCTCGATGGTGGCCTAG
- a CDS encoding fatty acid desaturase translates to MRIAARDRTFRESISPLTTFFMLMYHIGAVAALFLFTWKGVLAAAILWWISGSLGIGMGYHRLLTHRGYKCPKWVEYFLTLCGALALEGGPMFWVATHRVHHQNSDHDGDPHSPRDGGFWSHMGWIITGRAIHNNSSEVLPYVPDLRKDKFHVWISQWHWMPQVVVGLALLAFGGWSCMLWGVFFRTTIGLHATWLVNSATHMWGRQRFLTGDTSRNSFWVAVLTFGEGWHNNHHAHAQSARHGLAWYEFDMNWYGICALRALGLAWDVKLPRFMTDAPSRPLATIPVETPLLEEQLAPVTSGD, encoded by the coding sequence ATGCGCATTGCTGCGCGAGACCGCACGTTTCGCGAATCCATTAGTCCGCTGACCACGTTCTTCATGTTGATGTACCACATCGGCGCCGTCGCCGCCCTGTTCCTGTTCACCTGGAAGGGAGTGCTGGCCGCGGCCATCCTTTGGTGGATCTCGGGAAGCCTCGGCATCGGCATGGGCTACCATCGCCTGCTCACCCACCGGGGCTACAAGTGCCCCAAGTGGGTGGAATATTTCTTGACCCTTTGCGGAGCGCTGGCGCTGGAAGGCGGACCGATGTTCTGGGTGGCAACGCACCGCGTTCACCATCAGAACTCCGATCATGATGGCGATCCCCACTCCCCTCGCGACGGCGGCTTCTGGTCGCACATGGGCTGGATCATCACCGGCCGCGCCATTCACAACAACTCCAGCGAAGTGCTTCCCTACGTTCCCGACCTCCGCAAAGACAAGTTTCACGTCTGGATCAGCCAATGGCACTGGATGCCGCAGGTAGTCGTCGGCCTGGCCCTGCTCGCCTTCGGCGGCTGGAGCTGCATGCTTTGGGGCGTTTTCTTCCGCACCACCATCGGCCTGCACGCCACTTGGCTGGTGAACTCGGCAACCCACATGTGGGGACGCCAGCGCTTTCTCACCGGCGACACCTCGCGCAACAGTTTCTGGGTTGCCGTGCTGACCTTCGGAGAAGGCTGGCACAATAACCATCACGCGCACGCCCAGTCGGCGCGCCATGGCCTGGCTTGGTACGAGTTCGACATGAACTGGTACGGCATTTGCGCTCTGCGCGCTCTCGGCCTGGCATGGGACGTTAAGCTCCCGCGGTTCATGACCGACGCGCCTTCCCGGCCACTCGCCACTATTCCCGTTGAAACCCCGTTGCTTGAAGAACAGCTGGCCCCGGTCACATCCGGTGACTAG
- a CDS encoding inorganic diphosphatase — translation MAHAWHDISPGEHLPQEFYAVIEIPLGSNVKYELDKVSGLIKMDRVLYSAVYYPANYGFIPQTLAEDDDPLDVLVLCQESVAPLTLIAARAIGVMTMVDSGKLDHKVIAVAVNDPEFSAYHEAEEMPPHRLVMVRRFFQDYKQLEGKAVEVDTIQPAHKAYPIIEEALARYRRMPRRGLNTK, via the coding sequence GTGGCGCACGCATGGCACGACATCAGTCCGGGTGAGCATCTGCCGCAGGAATTCTACGCGGTCATCGAAATCCCGCTCGGTTCCAATGTCAAATATGAACTTGACAAGGTGAGCGGCCTGATCAAAATGGACCGCGTGCTCTACTCCGCCGTGTATTATCCCGCAAATTATGGGTTCATTCCGCAAACCCTGGCTGAGGACGACGATCCGCTCGACGTTCTAGTGCTCTGCCAGGAAAGCGTCGCTCCCCTGACGCTGATCGCCGCCCGCGCCATCGGCGTGATGACCATGGTGGATTCCGGCAAGCTCGACCACAAGGTAATTGCGGTCGCCGTCAACGATCCTGAATTCAGCGCCTACCATGAGGCCGAGGAGATGCCGCCGCACCGGCTGGTCATGGTCCGCCGCTTCTTCCAGGACTACAAGCAGCTGGAAGGCAAGGCGGTTGAGGTCGACACCATCCAGCCCGCCCACAAGGCCTATCCGATCATCGAAGAGGCCTTGGCCCGTTACCGCAGAATGCCGCGACGTGGCCTCAACACGAAATAA
- a CDS encoding tetratricopeptide repeat protein yields the protein MKRNRSLFLICSLAVLACSPLAAQTFEINPKGGAQATPASPQAKPGNKNQNPAASSGTQGSLSWGSSIEVARTARAADNALRRNDFNGALVYAERAAHAAPQDINMWLMYGYAARGAGRLQVALDAYNRALQLNPSSVEALSGLAQTYMRMGQTDQAKQMLRKVLALNPRRANDLMMAGELFIQTGDYNGALQLLQRADAIQPSARADLLQALAYQHLHKPEQARQLLDRARSKAPNNPEVLRALAGYYRETRDYQAAINTLHAVPNQSADVLAEVGYTYELWGKRKEAATNYGRAASMAPGQLSYQLSAAASDLSLGDLKQARVYLDRAQKINPNYYRVHAIRAEVAKQENHYDEAIREFNAALSALPESSNEGVLYPMELRVTLGELYRAVGDDNASHQQYQAAFNQMQHMNIEGPTRAEFLRLRGSLKANLNDPEGALADLKEGAALDPTKPDILLQYGSVLWRVGQKSEAKKQYERVLTLDAKNEWAMTALGYLARDMGDTKSAEAYFHKLAAAYPTNYVPYLALGDMYTADRRFAEANDAYDKGWKLAPTNPLLVAGGANVGIEWHKFDLSKTWLDRANAEMNTNPYVMRERERYLTWTGKYAESAQLAEQTIKKLPKDRDVIVYYGYDLLHLGRYDDLLQLTSKYEKVLPKDADLPLLAGYVHKNAELLHEAVDDFTRAIERGPEVRTAYVNRGYVYNDLQNAEAASADFNKALQLDPKDGSAQLGMAFAQLELHHGKTALDHAQAAQKLLGESGAIHDAMATAYRQQGLLAQAEKEYRAALKYSPDDLKLHLALADTQYHLRRYDDSLASLRAALAYSPDDPFIYAQMAHSYAEMKQRDETLRYVQTAEKIGYDQSDVLLATGDALLALGDRDAALDRFGRALDAPDSDRVEARLAVARVLQREGRWDAAREQVSLAFAESRIGEASPITAEHLLQAADMFLRMHDFDMAVKLFERARAAGAADQVVAIGLANTYLEKGDALDAQRQLASLGSPSQYQENYDYMLAQANVYRQQHHDLLALSAFAHANQIAGQDDVAERELEEMAGQEGLRLTEKVSVLTDFAVSPIYEDSTIYQMDARMFGATGQTLPPPRSSLETRWTSAYRVHEQGLPTISGFFQVRNASGTTSLPAENVILNRNTLDYNFNGALNPVLRLGRNSITFNTGLQFTVRRDKNDPIDVNQNLFRQFVYANTNSLGNWLIIRGEGIHESGPFSLRDLHSRELVGRLEFQVGRPWGTTSLITGYVIDDLLFRPLVREWFTTSTYIGLQHRFGQKLTVRGLAQYIRGWRVQDMQFALGQALRPGAEIHYVPKKNWSVDANFALSRGMGIHTYDNATSGVFVTYQRKLRRTVNDGLGAVPVDYPLRLSIGLENDTFYNFNSAGGVGSQMIMRPVIHLSIF from the coding sequence GTGAAAAGAAATCGAAGTTTGTTCCTGATCTGTTCCCTGGCAGTGCTGGCCTGTTCTCCCCTGGCCGCGCAGACGTTTGAAATCAATCCTAAAGGAGGGGCGCAGGCAACGCCCGCCTCTCCGCAGGCAAAACCAGGTAACAAGAATCAGAATCCAGCGGCGAGTTCCGGTACCCAAGGCTCGCTCTCGTGGGGATCCAGCATCGAAGTGGCGCGCACCGCCCGTGCCGCCGACAACGCACTGCGCCGCAATGACTTCAATGGCGCCCTCGTTTATGCCGAGCGAGCCGCCCATGCCGCGCCCCAGGACATCAACATGTGGCTGATGTACGGCTACGCCGCGCGCGGGGCCGGCCGGCTGCAAGTCGCTCTCGACGCCTACAACCGCGCCCTGCAGTTGAACCCCTCGTCGGTCGAAGCGCTTTCCGGATTGGCGCAGACTTACATGCGCATGGGTCAGACAGACCAGGCCAAGCAGATGCTGCGCAAGGTGCTGGCGCTCAATCCACGCCGCGCCAACGACCTCATGATGGCCGGCGAACTGTTTATTCAAACCGGCGACTACAACGGCGCGCTCCAGCTGTTGCAACGCGCTGACGCCATCCAGCCTTCGGCGCGCGCTGATCTCCTGCAGGCGCTTGCCTACCAGCATTTGCATAAGCCCGAACAGGCGCGCCAGCTGCTGGATCGCGCCCGTTCCAAGGCGCCGAACAATCCCGAAGTGCTGCGCGCGCTCGCCGGCTACTATCGCGAGACCCGGGATTACCAGGCAGCCATTAACACCCTGCACGCCGTGCCTAACCAGAGCGCCGACGTCCTCGCCGAAGTCGGCTATACCTACGAGCTTTGGGGCAAACGGAAGGAAGCCGCCACCAATTACGGCCGCGCCGCCAGCATGGCGCCCGGCCAGTTGTCCTACCAGCTTTCGGCGGCGGCGTCGGATCTGAGCCTCGGCGATCTCAAGCAGGCGCGCGTCTATCTCGACCGCGCGCAGAAGATCAACCCGAATTACTACCGTGTGCACGCCATTCGAGCCGAGGTCGCCAAGCAGGAAAATCATTACGACGAGGCCATCCGGGAGTTCAACGCGGCCTTAAGCGCCCTGCCCGAATCTTCCAATGAGGGCGTGCTCTATCCCATGGAGCTGCGGGTCACGCTTGGCGAGCTGTATCGCGCAGTTGGCGACGACAATGCCTCGCACCAGCAGTACCAGGCAGCATTCAACCAGATGCAGCACATGAATATCGAGGGCCCGACGCGGGCCGAGTTCCTGCGTCTGCGTGGCAGCCTGAAGGCCAACCTCAACGACCCCGAGGGCGCGCTGGCCGATTTGAAGGAGGGCGCCGCGCTCGATCCCACCAAGCCCGACATCCTTTTGCAGTACGGCAGCGTGCTCTGGCGTGTGGGGCAAAAGAGCGAGGCCAAGAAGCAGTACGAGCGCGTGCTGACGCTGGACGCGAAAAACGAGTGGGCCATGACCGCGCTCGGTTACCTGGCCCGTGACATGGGTGACACGAAATCTGCCGAGGCGTACTTTCACAAGCTCGCCGCTGCCTATCCCACAAACTACGTGCCGTATCTCGCGCTCGGCGACATGTATACCGCCGACCGTCGCTTCGCCGAAGCCAACGATGCTTACGACAAAGGCTGGAAACTGGCGCCGACGAATCCGCTGCTCGTAGCCGGCGGCGCCAACGTCGGCATTGAGTGGCACAAATTCGATCTCTCCAAGACCTGGCTCGATCGCGCCAACGCCGAAATGAATACCAATCCATACGTCATGCGCGAGCGCGAGCGTTACCTTACCTGGACCGGCAAGTACGCCGAGTCTGCTCAGCTGGCGGAGCAGACGATCAAGAAGCTGCCCAAGGACCGCGATGTCATCGTCTATTACGGGTATGACCTGCTGCACCTCGGGCGTTACGACGATCTGCTCCAGCTCACCTCGAAGTACGAAAAGGTTCTTCCCAAGGACGCCGATCTGCCGCTGCTCGCCGGTTACGTACACAAGAATGCCGAGCTGCTGCATGAGGCAGTCGACGATTTTACCCGCGCCATCGAGCGTGGACCGGAAGTGCGCACGGCCTACGTGAATCGCGGCTATGTGTACAACGATCTACAAAATGCCGAGGCTGCATCCGCTGACTTCAATAAAGCGTTGCAGCTTGATCCCAAGGACGGTTCCGCCCAGCTTGGCATGGCTTTTGCCCAGTTGGAGCTTCATCACGGCAAAACCGCGCTCGACCATGCCCAGGCGGCGCAGAAGCTGCTCGGCGAATCCGGCGCCATTCACGACGCCATGGCCACCGCCTACCGTCAGCAGGGATTGCTGGCCCAGGCGGAGAAGGAGTACCGCGCGGCCCTGAAGTATTCGCCCGACGACCTGAAGCTCCATCTCGCGCTCGCCGACACCCAGTATCACCTCCGGCGCTATGACGACTCGCTGGCATCGCTGCGCGCGGCGCTCGCGTATTCCCCTGACGATCCTTTCATCTACGCGCAAATGGCACACAGCTACGCAGAAATGAAGCAGCGCGATGAAACCTTGCGTTACGTGCAGACCGCGGAAAAGATCGGCTACGATCAGTCCGACGTCCTGCTGGCCACAGGCGACGCGCTGCTTGCGCTCGGCGATCGCGACGCCGCCCTCGATCGATTCGGCCGCGCCCTCGACGCTCCCGATTCCGATCGCGTGGAAGCCCGCCTGGCCGTCGCCAGGGTCCTGCAGCGTGAAGGCAGGTGGGACGCGGCACGGGAACAGGTGAGCCTTGCTTTCGCGGAGTCACGCATTGGCGAAGCTTCCCCGATCACCGCCGAGCACCTGCTCCAGGCCGCCGACATGTTCCTTCGCATGCATGACTTCGACATGGCAGTGAAGCTGTTTGAGCGCGCCCGGGCAGCCGGCGCCGCCGACCAGGTGGTTGCCATCGGCCTCGCCAACACCTACCTGGAGAAGGGCGACGCGCTCGACGCGCAGCGCCAGTTGGCCAGCCTGGGCAGCCCGTCCCAATACCAGGAAAACTATGATTACATGCTGGCGCAAGCCAATGTCTATCGCCAGCAGCACCACGATTTGCTCGCCCTGTCAGCGTTCGCCCATGCCAACCAGATTGCCGGCCAGGACGACGTTGCCGAACGCGAGTTGGAAGAAATGGCAGGCCAGGAAGGTCTTCGACTGACCGAGAAGGTCAGCGTCCTGACTGATTTTGCCGTTTCGCCGATCTACGAGGACTCGACCATCTACCAGATGGACGCCCGCATGTTCGGCGCCACCGGCCAGACCCTGCCCCCGCCGCGGTCCTCGCTCGAGACCCGCTGGACCAGCGCTTATCGCGTGCATGAGCAGGGTCTGCCGACCATCAGCGGATTCTTCCAGGTGCGCAACGCATCCGGCACCACCTCGCTGCCGGCGGAAAATGTCATCCTCAATCGCAACACCTTGGATTACAACTTCAACGGCGCTCTCAATCCCGTCCTGCGGCTGGGGCGCAACTCGATCACCTTCAATACCGGCCTGCAGTTCACGGTGCGCCGCGACAAGAACGACCCCATCGACGTGAACCAGAACCTGTTCCGCCAGTTCGTCTACGCCAACACGAATTCGCTGGGCAACTGGCTGATCATTCGCGGTGAGGGTATCCACGAGTCCGGTCCTTTCAGCCTGCGCGACCTGCACTCGCGCGAACTGGTGGGCCGGTTGGAGTTCCAGGTCGGCCGCCCCTGGGGTACCACCTCCCTGATAACCGGCTACGTCATCGACGACCTGCTGTTCCGGCCGCTGGTTCGGGAATGGTTTACCACCTCGACTTACATAGGGCTGCAGCATCGCTTCGGCCAGAAGCTGACCGTCCGCGGCCTGGCGCAGTACATCCGTGGCTGGCGCGTGCAGGACATGCAGTTCGCGCTCGGACAGGCCTTGCGCCCCGGCGCCGAGATCCATTACGTGCCCAAGAAGAATTGGTCGGTGGATGCCAACTTTGCCCTCTCCCGCGGCATGGGCATCCACACGTACGACAATGCCACCAGCGGCGTGTTTGTCACCTACCAGAGGAAGTTGCGTCGCACCGTCAACGACGGCCTGGGAGCCGTCCCGGTGGATTATCCCTTGCGTCTCTCTATCGGACTGGAAAACGATACTTTCTATAACTTCAACAGCGCCGGCGGCGTGGGATCGCAGATGATCATGCGCCCGGTGATTCATCTGAGTATTTTTTAG
- a CDS encoding acyl-CoA desaturase, with the protein MRITARDRTFTQPLNFTIAFFLGLVHVGAIAAFFFFTWQGLAWAVFLWWVSGSLGIGMGYHRLLTHRGYKCPKWVEYFLTACASISLQGGPIGWVSTHRLHHQRSDKEGDPHSPREGGFWAHIGWVITGEANHNRTTELLAYVPDLRKDKFHLWISKWHWVPLAALAVFTFVIGGLAFGWAVGWSCLLWGIFLRTVVGVHATFFVNSATHMWGPQRFPTGDDSTNNFWVALFTWGEGWHNNHHAHPQSARHGLAWYEFDINWYGIQVLRRLGLAWDVKTPKFAAQQPETPAVPQSSVEVPVSADLVQAASGN; encoded by the coding sequence ATGAGAATCACCGCGCGTGATCGCACCTTCACGCAACCCCTTAATTTCACCATCGCATTTTTTCTTGGCTTGGTTCATGTCGGGGCGATCGCGGCCTTCTTCTTCTTTACCTGGCAGGGGCTGGCGTGGGCAGTCTTTCTCTGGTGGGTTTCAGGAAGCCTGGGCATCGGCATGGGCTATCACCGCCTGCTCACGCACCGCGGATACAAATGTCCGAAGTGGGTGGAATATTTCCTCACCGCGTGTGCCTCCATCAGCTTGCAAGGCGGGCCCATCGGCTGGGTCTCCACGCACCGCCTGCATCACCAGCGGTCCGACAAGGAAGGCGACCCGCACTCCCCGCGCGAAGGCGGATTCTGGGCGCACATCGGCTGGGTGATCACCGGCGAAGCCAATCACAACCGGACTACCGAGCTACTGGCGTATGTTCCCGACCTTCGCAAGGACAAGTTTCACCTCTGGATCAGCAAGTGGCACTGGGTACCACTCGCTGCGCTTGCTGTCTTCACCTTTGTCATCGGCGGCTTGGCCTTCGGATGGGCGGTGGGATGGTCGTGCCTGCTTTGGGGAATTTTCCTGCGCACCGTCGTCGGCGTTCACGCCACGTTTTTCGTGAATTCCGCTACCCACATGTGGGGCCCGCAGCGCTTCCCCACCGGCGATGATTCCACCAACAATTTCTGGGTCGCACTCTTCACCTGGGGCGAGGGCTGGCACAACAACCACCACGCCCATCCGCAATCCGCGCGGCACGGGCTGGCGTGGTACGAGTTCGACATCAACTGGTATGGCATCCAGGTGCTGCGCCGGCTCGGCCTCGCCTGGGACGTGAAGACGCCCAAGTTTGCAGCTCAGCAACCGGAAACGCCTGCCGTTCCGCAATCGTCGGTCGAAGTTCCAGTCAGTGCCGACCTGGTCCAGGCCGCTTCCGGCAACTGA
- a CDS encoding PP2C family protein-serine/threonine phosphatase has translation MPTGSSVREPERVAPEKFQWYLIESSSAGPSPLADRPLELGPFASENECRAVLDSARRIERFRNSVLEIHKRIERGDQRFRVEYTVRLCRPGNDAAIQLPHTLDLSISGVRLGGLTARVNPGEIFTIHWQERKAPFQVVWVGSGSVADQAGLKCLAPDVNIWKLESLELTPEQRLPREIDRARAVQNRLFPQQKPWLQTLDYSGHCIQARTVGGDYYDFLPFAPGDVGLVVADVSGKGVAGALLMANLHGSLQAQCASGSRDPLRLLASVNRHLHRHTESQRYVTAFLGCYRDQGRVLRYVNCGHNPPLLLRHHGAVERLEPTATVLGVFPGWEGAVGETTIAPGDILTIYTDGITETRGIHDQEFGEARLLRTIRINRHLEVACLLEKVEKVVEEFRFGDCHDDLTMIIARGR, from the coding sequence ATGCCTACGGGTAGCAGCGTGCGCGAGCCGGAGCGCGTGGCGCCGGAGAAGTTCCAGTGGTACTTGATCGAGAGCTCCAGCGCCGGACCTTCCCCGCTTGCGGACCGACCACTCGAGCTTGGACCCTTCGCCAGCGAGAACGAGTGTCGCGCCGTGCTCGACAGCGCCAGGCGCATCGAGCGCTTCCGGAACTCCGTTCTTGAGATTCACAAGCGAATCGAACGCGGCGACCAGCGCTTTCGTGTCGAATACACGGTGCGCCTTTGCCGACCGGGCAACGACGCCGCGATACAGCTTCCCCACACCTTGGATTTGTCTATCTCCGGTGTGCGTCTTGGCGGCCTCACCGCCAGGGTCAATCCCGGCGAGATCTTCACGATTCACTGGCAGGAACGCAAGGCGCCGTTCCAGGTGGTCTGGGTTGGCTCAGGATCAGTGGCCGACCAAGCCGGGCTGAAGTGTCTTGCCCCCGACGTCAACATCTGGAAGCTGGAGTCTCTGGAACTGACGCCTGAGCAACGCCTGCCTCGGGAGATCGACCGCGCACGAGCGGTGCAGAACCGGCTCTTTCCCCAGCAAAAGCCATGGTTGCAAACGCTGGACTACAGCGGACACTGCATCCAGGCCAGGACGGTGGGCGGCGATTATTATGATTTCCTGCCGTTTGCGCCTGGAGACGTCGGCTTGGTGGTGGCTGACGTCTCTGGCAAGGGCGTCGCAGGGGCTTTGCTGATGGCCAACCTGCACGGCAGTCTGCAGGCACAGTGCGCTTCCGGCTCGCGAGATCCCCTCCGCCTGCTCGCCTCCGTCAATCGCCATCTTCACAGGCACACCGAGAGCCAGCGCTATGTCACGGCATTTCTCGGCTGCTACCGGGACCAGGGACGCGTGTTGCGATACGTCAATTGCGGGCACAATCCGCCCCTGTTGCTGCGCCACCACGGCGCGGTGGAGCGGTTGGAACCAACCGCCACCGTGCTCGGTGTGTTTCCTGGCTGGGAGGGCGCGGTCGGCGAAACCACGATTGCGCCCGGCGACATTCTGACCATCTACACCGACGGCATCACCGAGACCAGGGGCATTCATGACCAGGAGTTTGGCGAAGCCCGCCTGCTTCGCACCATCCGAATAAATCGCCACCTTGAGGTGGCATGCCTGCTTGAGAAAGTGGAGAAGGTGGTGGAAGAGTTCCGCTTCGGCGACTGCCACGATGATTTGACCATGATTATTGCCCGGGGCAGGTAG